In Triticum urartu cultivar G1812 chromosome 6, Tu2.1, whole genome shotgun sequence, the following proteins share a genomic window:
- the LOC125512848 gene encoding uncharacterized protein LOC125512848 produces MATATTSRPSGPVLSIPSYRSASPIRVKLAGGSGATRSSGNSVSVSSQSSTGGASAASSRRSCMCSSTNHPGSFRCSLHKERKQATPAGSSKPASPPSIRSTCSLGSKRMDSGQCARRALAPSPAAQHSQQRRRVGGFRPRPSRLSATSTAGERPIDKYQ; encoded by the coding sequence ATGGCGACAGCAACCACAAGTCGGCCCAGCGGCCCGGTGCTGTCCATACCCAGCTACCGCTCCGCCTCGCCCATCCGCGTCAAGCTcgccggcggcagcggcgcgACCCGCTCGTCCGGCAACTCCGTCAGCGTCTCGTCCCAGTCCTCCACCGGTGGAGCTTCCGCAGCCAGCAGCCGGCGGTCCTGCATGTGCTCCTCAACGAACCACCCGGGCTCGTTCCGGTGCAGCCTCCACAAGGAGCGTAAGCAGGCGACCCCCGCCGGCAGTAGCAAGCCTGCTTCCCCTCCGTCCATCCGCAGTACCTGCAGTCTGGGCTCGAAGCGCATGGACAGCGGGCAGTGTGCCCGCCGAGCCCTCGCCCCGTCCCCCGCGGCGCAGCACTCGCAGCAGCGGAGGCGCGTGGGCGGGTTCCGCCCCAGGCCGAGCCGGCTCTCCGCCACGTCCACGGCCGGCGAGCGTCCCATCGACAAGTACCAGTAA